The Thermofilaceae archaeon genome window below encodes:
- a CDS encoding type II/IV secretion system ATPase subunit, with translation MALIGKKKSNAKFDELSYYLQSISESTLISLSVNLENYNIINKYTLSKYDIEIYICEKDGIGYYLVNEPPLTERENRILMAIFDGLIYSSTTAVSAKQIDSSSLEKEVLKISARLGIISDVKKNLKKYMYYITREMKYSILQAPMLDPYIEEIELVSPYKPISVVHSRYTEWPRLETNIILGSEIKVRRIVERLASLGGRSVSTANPLQDFMLPEGHRVAVSYGEEVSRGTTFNIRKFPEKPLTIIDLIYDYNTLSELMAVYLWIIAEAKLFTFLVGPTGSGKTTTLNALLMLLNPLAKYLTIEDTPELKLPHKYWIQFYTRPSSYEGGKDITYYDLVKLSLRYRPDYIIVGEVRGKEIEWLVQAIASGHGGLTTFHGSNHLDVITRISGLLGPELSLQFKQLISVVAIIKRLESTNNKNRKMVSIVENTGNDFREVFKYDYERNTFLPSSPEEINSIQLERARELLGWSKEKLNMEIKNRIGLLRKIAESGIRDYDDLARELVKYYVNGGTIG, from the coding sequence GTGGCATTAATTGGTAAAAAGAAATCAAATGCTAAATTTGATGAATTATCATACTATTTACAATCTATAAGTGAATCTACGTTAATTTCTCTAAGTGTTAACTTAGAAAATTATAACATAATTAATAAATATACTCTAAGCAAATACGATATAGAAATATACATATGTGAAAAAGATGGAATTGGGTATTATCTTGTAAATGAACCCCCTTTGACTGAAAGGGAAAATAGGATTCTAATGGCAATATTTGATGGTCTCATTTACTCTTCAACAACTGCAGTCTCAGCAAAGCAGATAGATAGTTCTAGTTTAGAGAAGGAGGTACTTAAAATATCAGCTAGATTAGGAATAATCTCTGATGTTAAGAAAAACTTGAAGAAATATATGTATTATATTACTAGGGAAATGAAATATTCTATACTTCAAGCTCCTATGCTTGATCCGTATATAGAGGAAATAGAGTTAGTCTCGCCTTATAAGCCAATATCAGTAGTCCATAGTAGGTATACGGAATGGCCTAGATTAGAAACTAACATAATCCTTGGTAGCGAAATAAAAGTTAGAAGGATAGTTGAGAGATTAGCTTCATTAGGAGGTAGAAGTGTGAGTACTGCAAATCCATTACAAGATTTTATGCTACCAGAAGGTCATAGGGTTGCGGTAAGCTATGGTGAAGAGGTGAGTAGGGGAACTACTTTTAATATAAGGAAATTCCCAGAAAAACCATTAACAATAATAGATTTGATATATGATTATAATACATTAAGTGAATTAATGGCAGTGTATTTATGGATTATAGCAGAAGCTAAATTATTTACGTTTTTAGTAGGTCCTACTGGTAGTGGTAAGACAACTACGCTAAATGCGTTATTAATGTTGTTAAATCCCTTGGCTAAGTACTTAACAATAGAGGATACTCCAGAGTTGAAATTACCTCATAAGTATTGGATTCAATTCTATACAAGACCGTCTAGTTATGAAGGAGGAAAGGATATAACATATTATGACTTAGTTAAATTGTCTTTAAGATATAGGCCAGATTATATAATAGTAGGCGAAGTTAGGGGAAAGGAAATAGAATGGTTAGTTCAAGCAATAGCCAGTGGTCACGGTGGACTTACTACCTTTCATGGGTCTAATCACCTTGACGTAATAACGAGGATTAGTGGACTTTTAGGACCAGAACTTTCCTTACAGTTCAAGCAATTAATATCAGTTGTTGCAATTATAAAGAGACTAGAAAGTACTAATAATAAGAATAGGAAAATGGTTTCAATAGTGGAAAATACTGGTAATGATTTTAGGGAAGTATTTAAATATGATTACGAAAGAAATACTTTCTTACCTAGTAGTCCAGAGGAGATAAATAGCATACAATTAGAAAGGGCTAGAGAGCTGTTAGGATGGAGTAAAGAAAAACTAAATATGGAAATTAAAAATAGAATTGGATTATTAAGAAAAATTGCTGAAAGTGGAATAAGAGATTATGATGATTTGGCTAGGGAATTAGTAAAATATTATGTAAATGGTGGTACAATTGGCTGA